In one Umezawaea sp. Da 62-37 genomic region, the following are encoded:
- a CDS encoding septum formation initiator family protein has protein sequence MPEADRDRRRRRTPSPPAARPDRARRPASPSRARTRAGAGTGGAFGMSGTRRAALLAMVLCALALSIAVPLRTYLAQRDELSQVTAQQGQLAIEVAKLEQRQAELNDPAQVEAEARKRLHYVRPGETPYIVQLPGDAERTPEEERPAKAPAEDTSWYEQLWQSVAKK, from the coding sequence ATGCCCGAAGCCGATCGGGACCGGCGCCGCAGGCGGACACCCAGTCCGCCCGCGGCCCGGCCTGACCGCGCCCGACGTCCCGCGTCGCCGAGCCGCGCCCGCACCCGTGCGGGCGCCGGCACCGGCGGCGCGTTCGGCATGTCCGGCACCCGCCGGGCGGCGCTGCTCGCGATGGTGCTGTGCGCGCTCGCGCTGAGCATCGCCGTCCCGCTGCGGACGTACCTGGCGCAGCGCGACGAGCTGAGCCAGGTCACCGCGCAGCAGGGCCAGCTCGCGATCGAGGTCGCGAAGCTGGAGCAGCGGCAGGCCGAGCTCAACGACCCGGCGCAGGTCGAGGCCGAGGCCCGCAAGCGGCTGCACTACGTGCGGCCCGGCGAGACGCCCTACATCGTCCAGCTCCCCGGCGACGCGGAGCGCACACCCGAAGAGGAGAGGCCGGCCAAGGCGCCGGCCGAGGACACGTCTTGGTACGAGCAGTTGTGGCAGTCGGTGGCGAAGAAATGA
- a CDS encoding Imm1 family immunity protein, translating to MEYVLDLAYQHDQEPRNLRTREEVEAFVDELATLGPAYAAATAYAVEEGSELLPDHELLIGVSGRTGLGAVRYSGADGTWYLRGERVNPGGVSFAYFGTAQEFPSDAEVPLAVVREALWGLLVSRGGKPGGMAWSETD from the coding sequence GTGGAGTACGTGCTCGACCTGGCTTATCAGCACGACCAGGAACCCAGGAACCTCCGCACGCGCGAAGAGGTCGAGGCGTTCGTCGACGAACTGGCCACGCTCGGCCCCGCCTACGCCGCAGCCACGGCCTACGCCGTCGAAGAAGGCAGTGAGCTGCTGCCCGACCACGAGCTGCTGATCGGTGTCAGCGGGCGGACCGGCCTTGGCGCTGTTCGGTACAGCGGCGCGGACGGCACCTGGTACCTCCGGGGCGAGCGGGTGAACCCCGGGGGCGTCTCGTTCGCCTACTTCGGTACGGCCCAGGAGTTCCCGTCGGACGCCGAGGTGCCGCTGGCGGTTGTCCGTGAAGCTCTGTGGGGCCTGCTGGTGAGTCGTGGCGGGAAGCCGGGCGGAATGGCCTGGAGCGAGACCGACTGA
- a CDS encoding helix-turn-helix transcriptional regulator yields the protein MGDLGEEHLARMTTARTRELGHELHLARKRANLKATAVAEELGWSPGKLSKLERGWRQTSDWDYGVLLGKLGADQATRARIQQITAESDIGHFIRTFDGGLPDSLLCLSIHERSALTMCTYEPIVIHGLLQTEAYARTVINPEGIYPTDRHDQLVAARMQRQEMLGGPHSPEAVFYIHEAALGNKIGSDRIMHDQMMRLAFMCEWARLSPRVIPRKGRGSGYLAVGFSLMTFTKPIKPVAHSDTDVASVFTEDDKSIELYRRKQKALAELALDAEQSRLMFAQWADVYDRREDCDAQGSDLAQEQLQQPRGDQLR from the coding sequence ATGGGAGACCTGGGCGAAGAGCACCTGGCACGGATGACGACCGCGCGGACCAGGGAGCTGGGGCACGAGCTGCACCTGGCGCGGAAGCGCGCGAACCTGAAGGCGACGGCGGTCGCGGAGGAGTTGGGGTGGTCGCCGGGGAAGCTGAGCAAGCTGGAGCGGGGATGGCGGCAGACCAGCGACTGGGACTACGGGGTGCTGCTGGGGAAACTCGGCGCAGACCAGGCGACCAGGGCCCGCATCCAACAGATCACGGCCGAGTCGGACATCGGCCACTTCATCCGGACCTTCGACGGAGGTCTTCCGGACAGCCTGCTGTGCCTGAGCATCCACGAGCGGTCGGCACTCACCATGTGCACCTACGAGCCGATCGTCATCCACGGACTGCTCCAGACCGAGGCCTACGCGAGAACCGTCATCAACCCCGAAGGCATCTACCCAACCGATAGGCACGACCAGTTGGTGGCCGCGCGGATGCAGCGCCAGGAGATGCTGGGCGGCCCGCACTCACCAGAGGCGGTCTTCTACATCCATGAGGCCGCTTTGGGCAACAAGATCGGCAGCGACCGGATCATGCACGACCAGATGATGCGGCTGGCGTTCATGTGCGAGTGGGCGCGGCTGAGCCCGAGGGTGATCCCGCGGAAAGGCCGGGGCAGCGGATACCTGGCGGTCGGATTCTCGCTGATGACCTTCACGAAGCCGATCAAGCCGGTTGCGCACAGCGACACGGATGTCGCGTCCGTCTTCACCGAGGACGACAAGTCGATCGAGTTGTACCGGCGCAAGCAGAAGGCGCTCGCAGAACTCGCCCTGGATGCGGAACAATCGCGGTTGATGTTCGCCCAGTGGGCAGACGTTTACGACCGTCGAGAGGATTGCGATGCCCAAGGCTCTGACCTGGCGCAAGAGCAGCTACAGCAACCAAGGGGCGACCAGCTGCGTTGA
- a CDS encoding DUF397 domain-containing protein: MPKALTWRKSSYSNQGATSCVEVAFPTDGVAVRDSKNTTGPELAFPVVQWQSFLARLTD, from the coding sequence ATGCCCAAGGCTCTGACCTGGCGCAAGAGCAGCTACAGCAACCAAGGGGCGACCAGCTGCGTTGAGGTCGCCTTCCCCACCGACGGTGTGGCCGTGCGGGATTCCAAGAACACCACCGGACCGGAGCTTGCTTTCCCGGTGGTCCAGTGGCAGTCGTTCCTGGCGCGGCTCACCGACTAG
- a CDS encoding tetratricopeptide repeat protein, protein MTDSTFEAFRRAEALLSERRPLEALRELRTVLDAAPDVPSVQLLAGRAYLGSAQLQRAEEAFRKVLDMDPSDHYARFALGKTLQRQSRMPEALAQLRMAVAMNPSPEYQEAMGEVAARIAVDRDRRREN, encoded by the coding sequence ATGACCGACAGCACCTTCGAGGCGTTCCGCCGAGCCGAGGCGCTGCTGTCCGAACGCCGTCCACTGGAGGCGTTGCGGGAGCTGCGCACGGTGCTCGACGCCGCGCCGGACGTACCCAGCGTGCAACTGCTCGCCGGGCGGGCCTACCTGGGCTCGGCGCAGTTGCAGCGCGCCGAGGAGGCGTTCCGCAAGGTCCTGGACATGGACCCCAGCGACCACTACGCCCGGTTCGCCCTCGGCAAGACGCTGCAACGCCAGAGCCGGATGCCCGAGGCGCTGGCGCAGCTCCGCATGGCCGTGGCGATGAACCCGTCGCCCGAGTACCAGGAGGCCATGGGCGAGGTCGCGGCGCGCATCGCCGTCGACCGGGATCGTCGACGCGAGAACTAG
- a CDS encoding DddA-like double-stranded DNA deaminase toxin has translation MAGATPVGPRRSDIAESTGPTPMPERMGELLEALPARDDPGGKTSGYWVDRTGRVRGPVQSGRGELRERATEELRRLGLAPARGTLTVADHVEVQVAVQVRQADGADATLAVNNRPCDFGPLSCDRVVPRVLRPGQSLTVYWPEGVKTYTGRER, from the coding sequence GTGGCAGGAGCGACGCCGGTCGGTCCACGACGATCCGACATCGCCGAGTCGACCGGGCCGACCCCGATGCCCGAGCGCATGGGCGAGCTGCTCGAAGCCCTCCCCGCGCGCGACGACCCCGGTGGCAAGACCTCGGGGTACTGGGTCGACCGGACGGGCCGGGTGCGCGGACCTGTCCAGAGCGGCCGTGGTGAGTTGCGGGAGCGGGCGACGGAGGAGTTGCGCCGGCTTGGCCTGGCTCCCGCACGGGGAACCCTCACCGTCGCCGACCACGTGGAGGTGCAGGTGGCCGTGCAGGTGCGACAGGCAGACGGGGCCGACGCTACGTTGGCCGTGAACAACCGCCCGTGCGATTTCGGTCCTCTGTCCTGCGACCGCGTCGTGCCGAGGGTGCTCCGGCCTGGGCAGAGCCTGACGGTCTACTGGCCCGAGGGCGTGAAGACCTACACCGGAAGGGAGCGCTAG
- a CDS encoding alpha/beta hydrolase: MTVHVRRGGPDGPALVLLHGLGATGDVWRAVTDAWQGRWVVPDLPGHGRSAPLPEYTYDSLATALAPVVPTDHPVVVLGHSLGGVVALALGSGNFGPSAGAVCGLGVKTRWSEQELAKAAELADRPVRVFATRDEAAERALKVAGLWQLVATDSPLVDDALVESDDGWRLALDHGAYRVGAPDMPALIAACRARVVLAAGARDPMCPPEHLFATAVGTGADTVVLPGLGHNAHVEKPDALAPLLARLRASLDPPADH, encoded by the coding sequence GTGACGGTTCATGTGCGGAGAGGTGGGCCCGACGGCCCGGCGCTGGTGCTGCTGCACGGCCTGGGCGCGACCGGCGACGTGTGGCGCGCCGTGACCGACGCGTGGCAGGGCCGCTGGGTGGTGCCGGACCTGCCGGGGCACGGCCGCTCGGCTCCGCTGCCGGAGTACACCTACGACTCGCTGGCCACCGCGCTGGCGCCCGTCGTGCCGACCGACCACCCGGTGGTCGTGCTCGGGCACTCCCTCGGCGGCGTCGTCGCCCTGGCCCTGGGAAGCGGGAACTTCGGCCCGTCCGCCGGCGCCGTGTGCGGACTGGGCGTGAAGACGCGCTGGTCCGAGCAGGAGCTGGCCAAGGCCGCCGAACTGGCCGACCGGCCCGTCAGGGTGTTCGCCACCCGCGACGAGGCCGCCGAACGCGCGCTCAAGGTCGCGGGCCTGTGGCAGCTCGTCGCGACCGACTCGCCGCTGGTCGACGACGCCCTGGTCGAGTCCGACGACGGCTGGCGCCTCGCCCTCGACCACGGGGCCTACCGGGTCGGCGCCCCCGACATGCCCGCCCTCATCGCCGCCTGCCGGGCGCGGGTCGTGCTCGCCGCAGGCGCCCGCGACCCGATGTGCCCGCCGGAACACCTGTTCGCCACGGCCGTCGGCACCGGCGCCGACACCGTCGTCCTGCCGGGACTCGGGCACAACGCCCACGTCGAGAAACCCGACGCCCTCGCCCCGCTCCTGGCCAGGCTGCGCGCTTCGCTGGATCCCCCTGCGGATCACTGA
- a CDS encoding ABC transporter substrate-binding protein codes for MSGSRSVPWLALPVALVMALTACGGGGAKDSAAGENPDGKVSIYGTEPKAALLPGNTTEAGGSKAVDGLYSRLVAFKPEDGSTSNLMAESITSADAKVYDIKIKSGWKFHDGTEVKAKNFVDAWNYAAYSPNAQQAGSFFAQIQGYDDVHPADEAAKPATDKMSGLEVVGDHEFKVTLKGAFSVFTSQLGYHPFSPLPDVFFTDPKAFEAKPIGNGPLKFVSRTPNASIELERFDDYQGEDKVHFKTLDIKIYSSQETAYQDLVAGKLDFMEALPPSAKIGDKHLTDLGDRVLNANLLGISTIGLPYYVPEFNNVDLRKAISLAINREQITKTVLANSYAPVDGWVPAGIEGYEPGVCGEFCKYDPAKAKEYFTKSGFTGKLTLQSNADGGRKEPLEAACNSIKQALGVECEFVGATNFGAFRQIVDGHQLTGMARSDWSADYPSIENFLTPQYRTGSSSNDTAYSNPAFDALLTKADSTADKNAAIKEYQEAHKLMAKDIPSIPVWSEKGIGGYSKNLAAAKLTFSRDADLASFRVKG; via the coding sequence ATGTCAGGATCACGCTCGGTTCCATGGCTCGCGCTGCCGGTGGCGCTCGTCATGGCACTCACGGCCTGCGGTGGCGGCGGCGCGAAGGACAGCGCCGCGGGGGAGAACCCGGACGGCAAGGTGTCGATCTACGGCACCGAGCCGAAGGCGGCCCTGCTGCCCGGCAACACGACGGAGGCGGGCGGTTCCAAGGCCGTCGACGGCCTGTACTCGCGGCTGGTCGCCTTCAAGCCCGAGGACGGCAGCACGTCGAACCTGATGGCGGAGTCGATCACGTCGGCCGACGCCAAGGTCTACGACATCAAGATCAAGAGCGGCTGGAAGTTCCACGACGGCACCGAGGTGAAGGCGAAGAACTTCGTCGACGCCTGGAACTACGCGGCCTACTCGCCGAACGCCCAGCAGGCGGGCAGCTTCTTCGCCCAGATCCAGGGCTACGACGACGTGCACCCGGCCGACGAGGCCGCGAAGCCCGCCACGGACAAGATGTCCGGCCTGGAAGTGGTCGGCGACCACGAGTTCAAGGTGACGCTGAAGGGCGCGTTCTCGGTCTTCACCAGCCAGCTCGGCTACCACCCGTTCTCCCCGTTGCCCGACGTGTTCTTCACCGACCCCAAGGCGTTCGAGGCCAAGCCGATCGGCAACGGCCCGCTGAAGTTCGTGTCCCGCACGCCCAACGCGTCGATCGAGCTGGAGCGCTTCGACGACTACCAGGGCGAGGACAAGGTCCACTTCAAGACGCTGGACATCAAGATCTACTCCAGCCAGGAGACGGCCTACCAAGACTTGGTCGCGGGCAAGCTCGACTTCATGGAGGCGCTGCCGCCGTCGGCCAAGATCGGTGACAAGCACCTGACCGACCTCGGCGACCGCGTCCTCAACGCGAACCTGCTCGGCATCAGCACGATCGGCCTGCCGTACTACGTGCCCGAGTTCAACAACGTCGACCTGCGCAAGGCGATCTCGCTCGCGATCAACCGCGAGCAGATCACCAAGACCGTGCTGGCGAACTCCTACGCCCCGGTCGACGGCTGGGTGCCCGCGGGCATCGAGGGCTACGAGCCGGGCGTCTGCGGCGAGTTCTGCAAGTACGACCCGGCGAAGGCCAAGGAGTACTTCACGAAGTCCGGGTTCACCGGCAAGCTCACCCTCCAGTCCAACGCCGACGGCGGCCGCAAGGAGCCGCTGGAGGCGGCCTGCAACAGCATCAAGCAGGCGCTGGGCGTGGAGTGCGAGTTCGTGGGGGCGACCAACTTCGGCGCGTTCCGGCAGATCGTGGACGGCCACCAGCTCACCGGCATGGCCCGGTCCGACTGGAGCGCCGACTACCCGTCGATCGAGAACTTCCTGACCCCGCAGTACCGGACCGGCTCCTCGTCCAACGACACGGCGTACTCCAACCCGGCCTTCGACGCGCTGCTGACGAAGGCCGACTCCACCGCCGACAAGAACGCGGCGATCAAGGAGTACCAGGAGGCGCACAAGCTGATGGCGAAGGACATCCCGTCCATCCCGGTGTGGTCCGAGAAGGGCATCGGCGGTTACTCGAAGAACCTCGCCGCGGCCAAGCTGACGTTCTCCCGCGACGCCGACCTGGCGTCGTTCCGCGTCAAGGGCTGA
- the eno gene encoding phosphopyruvate hydratase — protein MAVIEQVGAREILDSRGNPTVEVEVALDDGTLERAAVPSGASTGEHEAVELRDGDSKRYNGKGVLRAVTAVLDEIGPELVGIEAVEQRVVDQKLVDLDGTPDKSRLGANAILGVSLAVAKAAATSSGLELFRYIGGPNAHVLPVPMLNILNGGSHADTDVDIQEFMIAPIGAESFREALRWGVEVYHSLKSVLKGKGLATGLGDEGGFAPSLSSNRDALDLILVAIEKAGFTPGRDIALALDVAATEFYADGAYKFEKSKRSAEQMTGYYTELVDSYPMVSIEDPLSEDDWDGWVQMTAELGERVQIVGDDLFVTNPERLEEGISRRAANALLVKVNQIGTLSETLDAVELAKSYGYKSMMSHRSGETEDTTIADLAVATGVGQIKTGAPARGERTAKYNQLLRIEETLGDAARYAGDLAFPRYTPEA, from the coding sequence GTGGCGGTCATCGAGCAGGTCGGCGCACGGGAGATCCTGGATTCCCGAGGCAACCCCACCGTCGAGGTGGAGGTGGCGCTGGACGACGGGACGTTGGAGCGCGCCGCGGTTCCCTCCGGGGCGTCGACCGGTGAGCACGAGGCGGTCGAGCTGCGCGACGGCGACTCCAAGCGGTACAACGGCAAGGGTGTCCTGCGCGCGGTCACGGCGGTCCTGGACGAGATCGGTCCCGAGCTGGTCGGCATCGAGGCCGTCGAGCAGCGGGTGGTCGACCAGAAGCTCGTCGACCTGGACGGCACGCCGGACAAGTCCCGGCTCGGCGCGAACGCCATCCTCGGCGTCTCGCTCGCCGTGGCGAAGGCGGCGGCGACGTCCAGCGGCCTCGAGCTGTTCCGCTACATCGGCGGCCCGAACGCGCACGTGCTGCCGGTCCCGATGCTGAACATCCTCAACGGCGGCTCGCACGCCGACACGGACGTCGACATCCAGGAGTTCATGATCGCGCCGATCGGCGCCGAGTCGTTCCGCGAGGCCCTGCGCTGGGGCGTCGAGGTCTACCACTCGCTGAAGTCCGTGCTCAAGGGCAAGGGCCTGGCGACCGGTCTGGGCGACGAGGGCGGCTTCGCGCCGAGCCTGTCGAGCAACCGCGACGCGCTGGACCTGATCCTGGTCGCGATCGAGAAGGCGGGCTTCACGCCGGGCCGCGACATCGCGCTCGCGCTGGACGTGGCGGCGACCGAGTTCTACGCCGACGGCGCGTACAAGTTCGAGAAGTCCAAGCGCAGCGCGGAGCAGATGACCGGCTACTACACCGAGCTGGTCGACTCCTACCCGATGGTCTCCATCGAGGACCCGCTGTCCGAGGACGACTGGGACGGCTGGGTGCAGATGACCGCCGAGCTTGGCGAGCGCGTCCAGATCGTCGGCGACGACCTGTTCGTCACCAACCCGGAGCGGCTCGAGGAGGGCATCTCCCGCCGCGCGGCCAACGCGCTGCTGGTGAAGGTCAACCAGATCGGCACGCTGTCGGAGACGCTGGACGCGGTCGAGCTGGCCAAGTCCTACGGCTACAAGTCGATGATGAGCCACCGCTCGGGCGAGACCGAGGACACCACCATCGCCGACCTCGCGGTCGCGACCGGTGTCGGCCAGATCAAGACCGGCGCCCCCGCCCGCGGCGAGCGCACCGCGAAGTACAACCAGCTCCTCCGCATCGAGGAGACCCTGGGCGACGCCGCTCGCTACGCGGGCGACCTGGCCTTCCCGCGGTACACGCCGGAAGCCTGA
- a CDS encoding ABC transporter permease, which produces MGRYVLRRLLQLIPVFLGTTFIIYALVWAIPQDPFAGKCGQRPCPEGYIAEMSDKFNFDDPLVFQYLKYMGNVLTGDFGDTFSGISVGEQISTAYPTTVKLAVIALLIEAIIGITAGVLTGLRKQGFLDNLVLISTLFLISLPVFVTGFVLRLYLGPQGLDLMDTGVDTADPSIGQLILPGFVLGSLSMAYVARLTRGGIAENRRADYVRTAIAKGQPNRRVVGVHLLRNSLIPVITFLGTDLGSLMGGAIVTEGVFNINGIGGLIFRGIQEKEGVMVTGIVTLLVLVYLLMSLIVDLLYAVLDPRIRYE; this is translated from the coding sequence ATGGGTCGCTACGTGCTGCGACGCCTCCTGCAGCTGATACCTGTGTTCCTCGGCACCACGTTCATCATCTACGCGCTCGTCTGGGCCATCCCGCAGGACCCGTTCGCGGGCAAGTGCGGGCAGCGGCCCTGCCCGGAGGGCTACATCGCGGAGATGAGCGACAAGTTCAACTTCGACGACCCGCTGGTGTTCCAGTACCTGAAGTACATGGGCAACGTGCTCACCGGCGACTTCGGCGACACGTTCTCCGGCATCTCGGTCGGCGAGCAGATCTCGACCGCGTACCCGACGACGGTGAAGCTCGCGGTCATCGCGCTGCTGATCGAGGCGATCATCGGCATCACCGCCGGTGTGCTGACGGGCCTGCGCAAGCAGGGTTTCCTGGACAACCTCGTGCTGATCTCGACGCTGTTCCTGATCTCGCTCCCGGTGTTCGTCACCGGTTTCGTGCTGCGCCTCTACCTCGGCCCGCAGGGCCTGGACCTGATGGACACCGGCGTGGACACCGCCGACCCGTCGATCGGCCAGCTGATCCTGCCCGGCTTCGTCCTCGGCAGCCTGTCGATGGCCTACGTGGCCCGACTGACCAGGGGCGGCATCGCCGAGAACCGCCGCGCCGACTACGTCCGCACGGCCATCGCCAAGGGCCAGCCCAACCGCCGCGTCGTCGGCGTGCACCTGCTGCGCAACTCGCTGATCCCGGTGATCACGTTCCTCGGCACCGACCTCGGCAGCCTGATGGGCGGCGCGATCGTCACCGAGGGCGTGTTCAACATCAACGGCATCGGCGGCCTGATCTTCCGCGGCATCCAGGAGAAGGAGGGCGTGATGGTCACCGGCATCGTCACGCTCCTGGTGCTGGTGTACCTGCTGATGAGCCTCATCGTCGACCTCCTCTACGCCGTACTCGACCCGAGGATCCGCTATGAGTGA
- a CDS encoding DUF501 domain-containing protein — translation MTISQEDRDFVASQLGRAPRGMRTIAARCPSGHASVVQTNPRLEDGTPFPTLYYLTCSRLNSLVSTLEGSGLMREMTERLAEEPELAAAYLRAHEAYLAERDAIESLGTKVTAGGMPERVKCLHVHVAHSLAVGRGVNPFGDESLDRLAELWPSGDCAAPDSAATDTTAPDGTASE, via the coding sequence ATGACCATCTCCCAGGAGGACCGCGACTTCGTCGCCTCGCAGCTCGGCCGGGCGCCGCGCGGGATGCGGACCATCGCGGCCCGCTGCCCCAGTGGGCACGCCTCCGTCGTGCAGACGAACCCGCGGCTGGAGGACGGCACGCCGTTCCCGACGCTGTACTACCTCACCTGCTCGCGGCTGAACTCGTTGGTGAGCACGCTGGAGGGCTCCGGCCTGATGCGCGAGATGACCGAGCGGCTGGCCGAGGAGCCCGAGCTGGCGGCGGCGTACCTGCGGGCGCACGAGGCGTACCTGGCCGAGCGCGACGCGATCGAGTCGCTCGGCACGAAGGTGACCGCGGGCGGGATGCCGGAGCGGGTCAAGTGCCTGCACGTCCACGTCGCCCACTCGCTGGCCGTGGGCCGCGGCGTGAACCCGTTCGGCGACGAGTCGCTGGACCGGCTCGCGGAGCTGTGGCCGAGCGGGGACTGCGCCGCTCCCGACAGCGCCGCCACGGACACCACCGCCCCGGACGGCACCGCCTCCGAGTAG
- a CDS encoding Ppx/GppA phosphatase family protein: MARVAAIDCGTNSIRLLVADVTNRDDGGGWLRDVHREMRVVRLGQGVDATGVLAPEAIARTRAALVDYSAVLRRKGTERVRMVATSATRDAANRDEFFAMTREVLGVQAEVITGDEEARLSFTGAVADLDPDEGPFLVSDVGGGSTELVLGGWDGVRGAVEAARSVDIGCVRLTERCLRSDPPTAAEVEEAVRVAGEVLGEAFDAVPVAKARTWIGVAGTVTTLAAIAKDLRVYDPEEIHLARLPLDQVREITGRLLAATRDERAAMGAMHPGRVDVIIGGALVVRTIADHLAAHTDVTELVASEHDILDGIAFALAR, translated from the coding sequence ATGGCACGGGTGGCCGCGATCGACTGCGGGACGAACTCGATCCGCCTGCTGGTCGCCGACGTGACCAACCGCGACGACGGCGGCGGCTGGCTGCGCGACGTCCACCGCGAGATGCGCGTCGTCCGGCTCGGCCAGGGAGTGGACGCCACCGGCGTGCTGGCGCCGGAGGCCATCGCCCGCACGCGGGCCGCGCTGGTCGACTACAGCGCGGTGCTGCGGCGCAAGGGGACCGAACGGGTCCGCATGGTCGCCACGTCCGCGACGCGCGACGCGGCCAACCGCGACGAGTTCTTCGCGATGACCCGCGAGGTGCTCGGCGTGCAGGCCGAGGTGATCACCGGTGACGAGGAGGCCCGCCTGTCGTTCACCGGCGCGGTGGCCGACCTCGATCCGGACGAGGGCCCGTTCCTGGTGTCCGACGTCGGCGGCGGCTCGACGGAACTGGTCCTGGGCGGCTGGGACGGCGTGCGCGGCGCGGTGGAGGCGGCGCGGTCGGTCGACATCGGCTGCGTGCGGCTGACCGAGCGCTGCCTGCGCTCCGACCCGCCCACGGCGGCCGAGGTCGAGGAGGCGGTACGGGTGGCGGGCGAGGTGCTCGGGGAGGCGTTCGACGCCGTGCCCGTGGCCAAGGCCCGCACGTGGATCGGCGTCGCGGGCACCGTGACGACGCTGGCCGCCATCGCGAAGGACCTCCGGGTGTACGACCCGGAGGAGATCCACCTGGCCAGGCTGCCGCTCGATCAGGTGCGGGAGATCACCGGGCGGCTGCTCGCGGCGACCCGCGACGAGCGCGCGGCCATGGGGGCGATGCACCCAGGCCGGGTCGACGTGATCATCGGCGGGGCGCTGGTGGTGCGCACGATCGCCGACCACCTCGCGGCGCACACCGACGTCACCGAGCTGGTGGCGAGCGAGCACGACATCCTCGACGGGATCGCCTTCGCGCTCGCCCGGTGA
- a CDS encoding lytic murein transglycosylase, with amino-acid sequence MAVRKKRGRKRKARRVVVGSATLTPRQWGIAATVTCAMLTPALLFGNGGFNWVDVAGRSDISAAAPGPGDVLSAMRTRGGSDDELGAGGKLPEADELNALFLSDPDDLGTLTGGLNPFDDLPEGQLGIPGVMLDAYMKAEDRLAETKPGCHMEWSLLASIGRIESNHARGGKVDANGNATPSILGPVLDGRNFASIPDTDGGRYDGDTTWDRAVGPMQFIPGTWAAYAADGNGDGQSNPNNIYDATIGAGNYLCASGGDMGNTAQRAQAIFRYNQSNEYVATVMAWAIQYAQGVDALPDITGSDDDYTLPVYDDTTPGTPGSSDPPSSSNPSSSSSPTTTTTTTTTTKGSTTTTTTTTTTTTTTTTTTKPCVTPTTTTTTSATGSTTTTTTTTTATTTPSSSSSTTTSTTPACQTTVTIKSSTESTTVTPTT; translated from the coding sequence GTGGCAGTGCGGAAAAAACGGGGCCGCAAGCGCAAGGCGAGAAGGGTCGTCGTCGGATCGGCGACGCTGACGCCGCGCCAGTGGGGGATCGCGGCCACGGTCACCTGCGCGATGCTCACCCCGGCGCTGCTGTTCGGCAACGGCGGCTTCAACTGGGTCGACGTGGCGGGCCGCTCGGACATCTCCGCCGCGGCCCCCGGTCCCGGTGACGTGCTGAGCGCCATGCGCACGCGCGGTGGTTCCGACGACGAACTCGGCGCGGGCGGCAAGCTCCCCGAGGCCGACGAGCTGAACGCGCTGTTCCTGTCCGACCCGGACGACCTCGGGACCCTCACCGGCGGCCTGAACCCGTTCGACGACCTGCCCGAGGGGCAGCTGGGCATCCCCGGCGTGATGCTGGACGCGTACATGAAGGCCGAGGACCGGCTGGCCGAGACCAAGCCCGGCTGCCACATGGAGTGGTCGCTGCTGGCGAGCATCGGCCGGATCGAGTCCAACCACGCCCGCGGCGGCAAGGTCGACGCGAACGGCAACGCCACCCCGTCCATCCTCGGTCCGGTGCTCGACGGCCGGAACTTCGCCTCGATCCCCGACACCGACGGCGGCAGGTACGACGGCGACACGACGTGGGACCGCGCGGTCGGCCCGATGCAGTTCATCCCCGGCACGTGGGCGGCGTACGCGGCGGACGGCAACGGCGACGGCCAGAGCAACCCGAACAACATCTACGACGCCACGATCGGCGCGGGCAACTACCTGTGCGCCTCGGGCGGCGACATGGGCAACACGGCGCAGCGGGCGCAGGCGATCTTCCGCTACAACCAGTCGAACGAGTACGTGGCGACCGTGATGGCGTGGGCGATCCAGTACGCCCAGGGCGTCGACGCCCTGCCGGACATCACCGGTTCGGACGACGACTACACGCTGCCGGTCTACGACGACACGACGCCGGGCACTCCCGGATCGTCGGACCCGCCGTCGTCGTCGAACCCGTCGTCCTCATCGAGCCCCACCACGACGACGACGACCACCACCACCACCAAGGGTTCCACGACGACGACGACCACCACGACCACCACGACGACGACGACCACGACCACGACGAAGCCGTGCGTGACGCCGACGACGACCACCACGACGTCGGCCACCGGTTCGACCACGACCACGACGACCACCACCACGGCCACGACGACCCCGTCATCGTCGAGCAGCACGACGACCTCGACCACGCCTGCGTGCCAGACGACCGTGACCATCAAGAGCAGCACCGAGAGCACCACGGTGACGCCGACGACCTGA